Proteins encoded within one genomic window of candidate division Zixibacteria bacterium HGW-Zixibacteria-1:
- a CDS encoding oxidoreductase, translating to MNIGIIGCGYWGPNLVRNFNALKGARVFGVSDLRPERLEYISRLYPNIKIVTNDCNDILRSKDIDAVVIATPVSTHFPLGMEALENGKHLLMEKPMTGTTEQAEVLIETAERKKLTLMVDHTFIYTAAVRKIKEIVVSGELGEIYYFDSVRVNLGLFQSDVNVVWDLAPHDVSIMDHLLDQSPKSISATGVAHFDNGIENMAYISVLYESGLIGHVHVNWLAPVKIRKTLICGSKKMIVYDDVEPSEKVKVYNKGVEYIKKREEAYDILVQYRTGDMLAPRLELVEALTLVSQEFYDSINEGRKPLTDGMTGLRVVRILEAANTSLKQGGKVIEL from the coding sequence ATGAATATCGGGATAATCGGATGTGGCTACTGGGGACCGAACCTGGTCAGGAATTTCAATGCGCTCAAGGGCGCCCGGGTGTTCGGGGTTTCGGATCTGAGGCCGGAGCGGCTTGAGTATATATCCAGACTGTACCCGAATATCAAAATTGTCACCAATGACTGTAACGATATTCTGCGCAGCAAAGATATCGACGCCGTGGTCATTGCCACGCCGGTATCGACGCATTTTCCGCTCGGTATGGAAGCGCTTGAAAATGGTAAGCATCTATTAATGGAAAAGCCGATGACGGGCACCACCGAGCAGGCGGAAGTTCTTATTGAAACGGCCGAGAGAAAGAAATTGACTCTGATGGTGGATCACACTTTTATTTATACGGCGGCCGTCCGGAAAATAAAGGAAATTGTGGTTTCGGGCGAACTGGGGGAGATATATTATTTCGACTCGGTGCGGGTTAATCTGGGGCTGTTCCAGAGCGATGTCAACGTTGTCTGGGATCTGGCGCCGCATGATGTTTCGATTATGGATCACCTTCTGGATCAGTCACCGAAATCGATATCGGCAACCGGTGTGGCGCATTTCGATAACGGTATTGAAAATATGGCCTACATCTCCGTGTTGTATGAGTCGGGTTTGATCGGGCATGTGCACGTCAACTGGCTGGCGCCGGTGAAGATTCGCAAAACACTTATTTGCGGATCGAAGAAGATGATTGTTTATGACGATGTCGAGCCGTCGGAAAAAGTAAAAGTCTACAATAAAGGGGTCGAGTACATAAAAAAACGCGAAGAAGCGTATGATATTCTGGTTCAGTACCGGACCGGCGATATGCTGGCTCCAAGACTGGAATTGGTGGAGGCGCTGACCCTGGTATCGCAGGAATTCTACGATTCCATCAATGAGGGCCGAAAGCCGCTAACCGATGGCATGACCGGATTGCGGGTGGTGCGGATTCTGGAGGCAGCCAATACCTCGCTCAAGCAGGGCGGAAAGGTGATTGAGTTGTGA
- a CDS encoding transferase produces MKNVKIIGDVKIYDNVKIGENSIIYGPAVLGQPPRGKEAGALELTIGKNSIVRPFTTIYAGNIIGDYFQTGQGTSIRENNVIGNNVSVGTNAVLEFENKIGDNCRIHSGCFLEMVTLGDFVFIGPNTVFTDDPHPMNCPKYKDCGGGAIVGDLVKIGANCTFLPAVKIGRGALIGAGSVIIGDIPEMMVAAGNPAKVIKPVNELKCRINAYERPYLWWPYIDQEDSR; encoded by the coding sequence GTGAAGAATGTTAAGATAATCGGCGATGTCAAAATATATGACAATGTAAAAATTGGCGAGAATTCAATCATTTACGGCCCGGCCGTGCTCGGCCAGCCGCCGCGCGGGAAAGAAGCCGGGGCGCTGGAGCTGACCATTGGGAAAAACAGCATTGTCAGACCGTTTACCACAATCTATGCCGGCAATATAATCGGCGATTATTTCCAGACCGGGCAGGGAACGTCGATCAGGGAAAACAATGTCATCGGCAACAATGTCTCGGTCGGTACCAATGCGGTTCTGGAATTCGAAAATAAGATCGGCGATAACTGCCGGATCCATTCGGGATGTTTTCTGGAAATGGTGACCCTGGGCGATTTTGTTTTTATCGGCCCCAATACGGTCTTTACCGACGACCCGCATCCGATGAACTGCCCCAAGTATAAAGATTGCGGCGGCGGCGCCATCGTCGGTGACCTGGTAAAAATAGGCGCCAACTGCACCTTTCTGCCGGCAGTCAAAATCGGGCGGGGTGCCTTGATCGGGGCCGGCTCGGTGATTATCGGTGATATCCCGGAAATGATGGTGGCGGCGGGCAATCCGGCCAAAGTTATTAAGCCGGTAAATGAGCTCAAGTGCCGAATTAATGCGTACGAACGGCCCTATCTCTGGTGGCCGTATATCGATCAGGAAGACAGCCGCTGA